One part of the Coturnix japonica isolate 7356 linkage group LGE22C19W28_E50C23, Coturnix japonica 2.1, whole genome shotgun sequence genome encodes these proteins:
- the GTSF1 gene encoding gametocyte-specific factor 1: MDPEALVQCPYDKAHQIRVSRLPYHLVKCQRNNPQVARTLEVCPFNARHRLPRAELQRHIACCPDQRQLFDCHVLSMCARDPTKQPKVPVAWQAPPCQEDWEAEVDELEEAAPFILNTTAGDLPLQGDSTALTAPPKWSRDVGRAAAITTGYFMEGQDQQEKNRAKKMVAQPRWCPNPL; this comes from the exons ATGGACCCGGAGGCGCTCGTCCAGTGTCCGTACGACAAAGCGCATCAGATCCGGGTGTCCCGGCTGCCGTATCACCTCGTCAAGTGCCAGCGG AACAACCCGCAGGTAGCTCGCACCTTGGAGGTCTGCCCCTTTAACGccaggcacaggctgccccGGGCCGAGCTTCAGAGACACATCGCCTGCTGCCCCGACCAGCGGCAGCTCTTTGACTGCCACG TGTTATCTATGTGCGCCCGTGACCCAACAAAGCAGCCCAAGGTCCCCGTGGCCTGGCAGGCCCCACCGTGCCAAGAGGACTGGGAGGCAG AGGTGGATGAGCTGGAGGAAGCTGCGCCGTTTATCCTTAACACCACAGCGGGTGACCTGCCCCTCCAAGGTGACAG CACCGCTCTGACTGCGCCCCCAAAGTGGAGCCGAGATGTGGGTCGAGCTGCAGCAATAACAACAGGATATTTTATGGAGGGGCAGGACCAGCAGGAGaagaacagagcaaagaagATGGTGGCACAACCCAGGTGGTGCCCAAATCCCCTTTAG
- the NCKAP1L gene encoding LOW QUALITY PROTEIN: nck-associated protein 1-like (The sequence of the model RefSeq protein was modified relative to this genomic sequence to represent the inferred CDS: deleted 3 bases in 3 codons) codes for MSLPSVYQNKFAEKLSILNERGRGVLVRIYNIKKTCSDPKTRPSFLCDKAMEPSIKFINKKFPNLDVRSSTQHLGPVHKDKGDIIRALGPYYYSFVDVLEFRDHVYELLNTIDANQCFFDININYDFTKSYLDLIVTYVSLVLLLARTEDRRVLIGMYHCAHEMSHGASDSSFARLGQMVLEYDHPLKKLTEEFGPHTKAVTAALLSLHFLFARRNQGSDQWRNDQLLSLLSSAGSMLSPASSDTMACEYLSLEVMERWILIGFLVCPGALGASPQCLELWRLALQGSLYITLLRDEALQIHKVTEELLSSLKGYGKRVADLKECKEHAVAHSGSLHRGRRLYLRGAVRELEALLEDQPGLLGPKALFAFMALSFCRDEVSWLVRHAEHVTKTKTPEDYADSHIAEILFLMEQLRSLVRRQDLVLRRYHVQYLARFDALVLSEIIQNLSVCPEEESIILSSFVSSLSSLSDKGVDEKEQFDFTALRLDWFRLQAYTSVSKAVLPLSTNPDVGRIMNLIVFHTKLLDSLEDLLAETSDLSDLCFFPRPIEKMFVATMEEPSMLRYSIAFPLLCSHFSRCVHPMCPEEYPQLQAAALGMCNKFLEEMARQTCACIMDSCAEQHNLSEQLLPKHCASTVSKARNKKTLKHPSKKGEPEREKPGAESQRKDRTVTTNMDKLHLVLAELSLSLNHVPNISVFEHTVTPAQYLSSHLETRFSKAIVAMACYSQPTQEVARPSEVLVGLGSYITFIQSLTHYVGLDTTRISSATSSLQQTQPRDCQGEQTLTTIYTNWYLEGLMRQASTGAIVPPLPPSSAHSTTVARDGEPSFSAAEFSDCFRMRALAELIGPYGMKFMSDNLMWHVSSQVAELKKLVNENMDTLVQLRSSPCKPEQMAALLPRLSSADNVLKRMTIIGEILSFRAMAQQGLREVFSHHCPFLMGPIGCLTDVVTPDTDIQVTLSIFELASAAGIPCEIDPALVNVLAGSKMDGSSPEEDYKVSCLLLVFVAVSLPLLASDPMSIYNTEMDGYNNNIHCLAKAIIHVSAALFTLHNKNIETHLKEFLLLASMSLLQLGQETDKLRSRNRDAVCLLMQLIVAESSFLTVDMLETCFPYVLLRNAYREVCRESLLNRIPPH; via the exons ATGTCGCTGCCCTCCGTCTATCAGAACAAGTTTGCTGAGAAGCTGAGCATCCTCAATGAGAGGGGCCGGGGGGTCCTCGTCCGGATCTACAACATCAAGAAG ACCTGCTCGGACCCCAAGACACGTCCATCCTTCCTGTGTGACAAAGCTATGGAGCCCTCCATCAAGTTCATCAACAAGAAGTTTCCTAACCTGGACGTGCGGAGCAGCACG CAACACCTGGGGCCGGTGCACAAGGACAAGGGGGACATTATCCGCGCGCTGGGACCCTATTACTACTCCTTTGTGGATGTCCTGGAGTTCAGG GACCACGTCTATGAGCTGCTGAACACCATTGATGCCAACCAGTGCTTCTTTGACATT AACATCAACTATGACTTTACCAAGAGCTACTTGGACCTGATTGTCACCTACGtgtcccttgtcctgctgctggcccGCACCGAGGACCGCCGGGTTCTCATTGGCATGTACCACTGTGCTCATGAGATGAGCCACGGTGCCAG TGATTCCAGCTTTGCCCGCTTGGGTCAAATGGTGCTGGAATACGACCACCCCCTTAAGAAGCTGACGGAGGAGTTTGGGCCGCACACCAAG gctgtcactgctgctctcctgtcCCTCCATTTCCTCTTTGCACGGAGGAACCAGGGCTCCGATCAGTGGCGCAATGACCAGCTCCTcagcctgctcagctctgctggctccaTGCTGAGCCCTGCCAGCTCCGACACC ATGGCTTGTGAATacctgtccctggaggtgatgGAGCGCTGGATCCTCA TTGGCTTCCTGGTGTGCCCGGGGGCTTTGGGGGCGTCCCCTCAATGCCTGGAGCTGTGGAGGTTGGCACTGCAGGGCTCGCTCTACATCACCCTCCTCCGTGACGAGGCCCTGCAGATCCACAAGGTCACCgaggagctgctcagcagcctcAAGGG CTATGGGAAGAGGGTGGCCGATCTCAAGGAGTGTAAGGAACATGCCGTGGCTCACAG cGGATCCCTGCATCGGGGCCGGCGGCTGTACCTGCGTGGGGCTGTGCGAGAGCTGGAGGCGCTGCTGGAGGATCAGCCCGGGCTGCTGGGACCCAAA GCTCTGTTTGCCTTCATGGCCCTGTCGTTCTGCCGGGATGAGGTGAGCTGGTTGGTGAGACACGCCGAGCACGTCACCAAAACCAAGACACCGGAGGACTATGCTGACAG CCACATTGCAGAGATCCTGTTCCTCATGGAGCAGCTGCGGAGCCTGGTGCGGCGGCAGGACCTTGTGCTGCGGCGTTACCACGTTCAATACCTGGCCCGATTCGATGCTCTGGTGCTCAGTGAAATCATCCAG AACCTCTCCGTGTGCCCCGAGGAGGAGTCCATCATCTTGTCGTCCTTTGTCAgctccctttcttctctctccgACAAGGGAG TGGATGAGAAGGAGCAGTTTGATTTCACAGCGTTGCGCCTCGACTGGTTCCGGCTGCAG GCCTACACCAGTGTGTCCAAGGCCGTGCTGCCCCTGAGCACCAACCCAGACGTGGGTCGCATCATGAACCTCATCGTCTTCCACACCAAACTGCTGGACTCCCTGGAGGATCTGCTGGCCGAGACCTCCGACCTGTCCGACCTATG CTTCTTCCCTCGCCCCATAGAGAAGATGTTTGTGGCGACGATGGAGGAGCCCTCCATGCTGCGTTACAGCATCgccttccctctgctctgcagccacttCTCCCGCTGCGTCCACCCCATGTGCCCGGAGGAG TAtccccagctccaggctgcagcactggggatgtGCAACAAGTTCCTGGAGGAGATGGCTCGACAGACCTGCGCCTGCATCATggacagctgtgctgagcagcacaacCTCAGCGAGCAG CTACTGCCCAAGCACTGCGCCTCCACCGTCAGCAAAGCTCGCAACAAGAAGACCCTGAAACATCCGTCCAAAAAGGGGGAACCTGAGCGAGAGAAACCAGGGGCTGAGAGTCAGAGGAAGGACAGGACGGTGACCACCAA CATGGATAAGCTGCAcctggtgctggcagagctgagcctgAGCCTCAACCACGTGCCCAACATCTCAGTGTTTGAGCACACGGTGACACCAGCGCAATATCTGAGCAGCCACTTGGAGACACGATTCAGCAA GGCCATCGTAGCCATGGCGTGTTACAGCCAGCCCACTCAGGAGGTGGCTCGTCCCTCGGAGGTGCTGGTGGGTCTGGGGTCCTACATCACCTTCATCCAGTCCCTGACACACTACGTGGGTCTGGACACGACGCGCATTTCATCCGCAACGTCCTCCTTGCAACAGACACAGCCCCGCGATTGCCAGGGGGAGCAGACCCTCACCACCATCTACACCAACTG GTACCTCGAGGGCCTTATGCGCCAGGCC AGCACTGGGGCCATCgtcccccctctccctccctcaaGTGCACATTCCACCACGGTG GCCCGTGATGGTGAACcatccttcagtgctgctgagttcTCTGATTGTTTCAGA ATGCGAGCGTTGGCTGAACTCATTGGGCCCTATGGAATGAAGTTCATGAGT GACAATCTCATGTGGCACGTGAGCTCCCAGGTGGCTGAGCTGAAG AAACTGGTCAATGAGAACATGGACACGCTGGTCCAGCTGCGCTCCAGCCCCTGCAAACCAGAGCagatggcagctctgctgccccggctgagct CGGCCGATAACGTCCTAAAGAGGATGACCATCATTGGGGAGATCCTGAGCTTCCGAGCCATGGCACAGCAAGGCCTGCGGGAG GTCTTCTCCCACCACTGCCCCTTCCTGATGGGCCCTATAGGATGCCTGACAGACGTGGTCACCCCAGACACGGACATCCAG GTCACATTGAGCATCTTCGAACTGGCTTCGGCTGCTGGGATCCCCTGTGAGATCGACCCTGCACTGGTGAACGTCCTTGCAGGCAGCAAGATGG ATGGTTCATCCCCAGAGGAGGATTACAAGGTGTCCTGTCTGCTGCTGGTCTTTGTGGCTGTATCCCTGCCTTTGTTGGCCTCCGACCCAATGTCTATCTACAACACTGAGATGGATG GCTACAACAACAACATCCACTGCCTGGCCAAGGCCATCATCCACGTGTCGGCCGCGCTCTTCACCCTCCACAACAAGAACATTGAGACCCACCTGAAGGAATTCCTGCTg TTGGCCTCTATgagcctcctgcagctgggccAGGAGACGGACAAGCTGCGCTCCAGGAACAGAGACGCCGTGTGTCTGCTGATGCAGTTG ATCGTGGCCGAGTCGTCCTTCCTCACAGTGGACATGTTGGAGACCTGCTTCCCCTACGTGCTGCTCCGCAACGCCTACAGGGAGGTGTGCAGGGAGAGCCTGCTCAATAGGATCCCGCCCCACTGA